A genomic window from Phoenix dactylifera cultivar Barhee BC4 unplaced genomic scaffold, palm_55x_up_171113_PBpolish2nd_filt_p 000007F, whole genome shotgun sequence includes:
- the LOC108511224 gene encoding probable aspartyl protease At4g16563, producing MVEPLREYKDGYLISLNLGTPPQVIQVYMDTGSDLTWVPCGNISFECMECDDYRNYKLVATFSPSRSPSSLRDICTSPFCTSVHSSDNPYDPCAMAGCSIGSLVRGTCPRPCPSFSYNYGAGGLTIGSLTRDTLRVHGGDPVVLREIPSFCFGCVGSTYREPIGIAGFGKGVLSLPSQLGFLQKGFSHCFLGYKFANNPNITSPLVVGDLAISSKEHHQFTPMLKTPIYPNYYYVGLEGITVGNGTIIEAPLSLKSFDLEGNGGMLIDSGTTYTHLPEPFYSHLLLELGSGITYMRSNELEERTGFDLCYKIPCSNSSCSDDLPTITLHFLNSVKLTLPEEDCFYAVGAPKDSLVVKCLLFQAMDDDYGPAGVLGSFQQQNMEVVYDLEKERIGFLPMDCANYGLH from the coding sequence ATGGTGGAACCACTTAGGGAATACAAAGATGGCTATCTCATCTCCTTAAACTTAGGGACACCACCACAAGTCATTCAAGTGTACATGGACACTGGAAGCGACCTCACCTGGGTCCCTTGTGGGAACATCTCCTTTGAATGCATGGAGTGTGACGATTATAGGAACTACAAACTAGTGGCCACCTTCTCTCCCTCCCGCTCCCCTTCATCTCTTAGAGATATCTGCACCAGCCCCTTCTGCACCAGCGTCCACAGCTCCGACAATCCTTACGACCCATGCGCCATGGCCGGGTGCTCCATCGGCAGCCTTGTGAGGGGCACCTGCCCCAGGCCCTGCCCTTCCTTCTCGTACAATTACGGGGCAGGGGGGTTGACCATTGGGAGCCTCACAAGGGACACTCTCAGAGTACATGGGGGTGATCCGGTTGTGCTAAGGGAGATACCAAGCTTCTGCTTTGGGTGTGTGGGTTCCACATACAGGGAGCCCATTGGGATTGCAGGCTTCGGAAAGGGTGTACTCTCTCTCCCCTCGCAGCTTGGTTTCCTCCAGAAGGGCTTCTCTCATTGCTTTTTGGGGTACAAGTTTGCCAACAATCCAAACATCACTAGTCCTTTGGTTGTAGGGGACCTTGCCATCTCCTCCAAAGAGCACCATCAGTTCACCCCTATGTTAAAGACTCCCATATATCCAAATTACTACTATGTTGGCCTAGAGGGTATTACTGTTGGCAATGGGACCATTATTGAAGCTCCCTTGAGCTTGAAATCCTTTGATTTGGAGGGTAATGGGGGAATGTTGATCGACTCGGGGACGACTTACACCCACCTCCCAGAGCCATTTTATTCGCACTTATTGTTAGAGTTAGGGTCAGGGATAACATACATGAGATCGAACGAGCTTGAGGAGAGAACTGGGTTCGATCTATGCTACAAGATTCCTTGCTCGAATAGCTCTTGCTCAGATGATCTACCTACCATTACGTTACATTTTCTGAATAGTGTGAAGCTCACCTTGCCTGAGGAGGACTGCTTCTATGCTGTGGGTGCTCCAAAGGACTCTCTAGTAGTGAAGTGCTTACTGTTTCaggccatggatgatgattaTGGACCAGCTGGTGTTCTTGGGAGCTTCCAGCAGCAAAATATGGAGGTTGTCTATGATTTAGAGAAGGAGAGGATTGGGTTTCTTCCAATGGACTGTGCAAACTATGGGCTCCATTAG
- the LOC103705402 gene encoding TLC domain-containing protein 4-B isoform X1, with product MFFHNEYEGVPLDDLIINPVSVFPAFNGLKIFVIFLQLDLLVKINFMLQVSKPSVMASKTYKYQAQVLVREYLLADPFVPCTSVLGGIFMCKMAYDLTQLISPFYYKGHASLTKIQRIEWNNRGMSSAHAIFITIMSLYFVFFSDLFSDRLEGLITFRSSNLSTFTLGVSVGYFITDLAMIFWLYPSLGGMEYVLHHIISVCAIAYAMLSGEGQLYTYMVLISETTTPGINLRWFLDTAGMKRSRAYLVNGVMMFFAWLVARIFLFIYVFYHIYLHYDQIKQMHKLGYLLSFVVPAALFVMNVMWFAKILRGLKKTLAKRQ from the exons ATGTTCTTTCATAATGAATATGAAGGTGTTCCTCTGGATGATCTTATTATAAATCCTGTTAGTGTTTTTCCGGCTTTCAATGGTCTAAAGATTTTTGTTATATTCCTCCAGCTAGACCTTTTGGTTAAGATAAATTTTATGTTGCAGGTTTCTAAGCCTTCAGTGATGGCAAGCAAGACCTATAAGTACCAGGCACAGGTACTGGTTAGAGAGTACCTGCTAGCAGATCCATTTGTCCCATGCACCTCTGTGCTTGGGGGCATTTTCATGTGCAAGATG GCATATGATCTTACTCAGTTAATCAGTCCATTTTACTATAAGGGCCATGCTTCTCTTACAAAGATTCAACGGATTGAGTGGAACAATCG GGGTATGTCTAGTGCACATGCCATTTTTATCACGATAATGTCATTATACTTTGTGTTCTTCTCGGATCTATTCTCTGACCGTCTTGAGGGGCTAATTACATTTCGAAGTTCCAATCTCTCCACTTTTACATTGGGG GTCTCTGTTGGGTATTTTATCACGGACCTTGCCATGATATTTTGGCTATATCCCTCCCTTGGTGGAATGGAGTAT GTTCTCCATCATATCATTTCAGTATGTGCAATAGCGTATGCCATGTTATCTGGGGAAGGGCAGCTATACACGTATATGGTCCTCATCTCTGAGACAACCACTCCAGGGATTAATTTGCGATG GTTTCTTGACACTGCAGGAATGAAAAGGTCGAGGGCATATCTTGTTAATGGCGTTATGATGTTCTTTGCATGGCTG GTAGcaagaatatttttgttcatCTACGTGTTTTACCACATCTATCTTCACTATGATCAG ATCAAGCAGATGCATAAACTTGGTTACCTCCTGAGCTTTGTGGTGCCTGCAGCACTGTTTGTCATGAACGTGATGTGGTTTGCAAAGATTCTAAGAGGCCTCAAGAAAACATTGGCCAAGAGGCAGTGA
- the LOC103705402 gene encoding TLC domain-containing protein 4 isoform X2, whose amino-acid sequence MASKTYKYQAQVLVREYLLADPFVPCTSVLGGIFMCKMAYDLTQLISPFYYKGHASLTKIQRIEWNNRGMSSAHAIFITIMSLYFVFFSDLFSDRLEGLITFRSSNLSTFTLGVSVGYFITDLAMIFWLYPSLGGMEYVLHHIISVCAIAYAMLSGEGQLYTYMVLISETTTPGINLRWFLDTAGMKRSRAYLVNGVMMFFAWLVARIFLFIYVFYHIYLHYDQIKQMHKLGYLLSFVVPAALFVMNVMWFAKILRGLKKTLAKRQ is encoded by the exons ATGGCAAGCAAGACCTATAAGTACCAGGCACAGGTACTGGTTAGAGAGTACCTGCTAGCAGATCCATTTGTCCCATGCACCTCTGTGCTTGGGGGCATTTTCATGTGCAAGATG GCATATGATCTTACTCAGTTAATCAGTCCATTTTACTATAAGGGCCATGCTTCTCTTACAAAGATTCAACGGATTGAGTGGAACAATCG GGGTATGTCTAGTGCACATGCCATTTTTATCACGATAATGTCATTATACTTTGTGTTCTTCTCGGATCTATTCTCTGACCGTCTTGAGGGGCTAATTACATTTCGAAGTTCCAATCTCTCCACTTTTACATTGGGG GTCTCTGTTGGGTATTTTATCACGGACCTTGCCATGATATTTTGGCTATATCCCTCCCTTGGTGGAATGGAGTAT GTTCTCCATCATATCATTTCAGTATGTGCAATAGCGTATGCCATGTTATCTGGGGAAGGGCAGCTATACACGTATATGGTCCTCATCTCTGAGACAACCACTCCAGGGATTAATTTGCGATG GTTTCTTGACACTGCAGGAATGAAAAGGTCGAGGGCATATCTTGTTAATGGCGTTATGATGTTCTTTGCATGGCTG GTAGcaagaatatttttgttcatCTACGTGTTTTACCACATCTATCTTCACTATGATCAG ATCAAGCAGATGCATAAACTTGGTTACCTCCTGAGCTTTGTGGTGCCTGCAGCACTGTTTGTCATGAACGTGATGTGGTTTGCAAAGATTCTAAGAGGCCTCAAGAAAACATTGGCCAAGAGGCAGTGA
- the LOC103705401 gene encoding BTB/POZ domain and ankyrin repeat-containing protein NPR1-like, with translation MANLAEPSSSPSSTSSSNLFNDSSVSTAPPPAAKAGASLEVVSLSKLSSNLERLLVDSEFDCSDAEVVVEGAPVGIHRCILAARSRFFHDLFSRGGGRYRPEGGKPRYQMGELVPCGRVGYEAFINFLSYIYTGKLKPAPQEASVCADPMCAHDACRPAVNFAVELMYASSVFQIPELVSLLQRRLLNFVEKALVEDVIPILLVAFHSHLNQLLGHCMKRVARSYLDNISLEKELPHDVAEEIKLIRHKAQPDEPNSLTVDPVLEKRIRGIHKALDSDDVELVKLLLSESDITLDDANALHYAAAYCDSKVVAELLELGSANVNLKNDRGYTPLHVAAMRKEPAVIVSLLTKGASASETTADGQSAAMICRRLTRAKDYNTKTQQGHESNKDRICIDILEREMRRNPMGGEDSVMLPLLADDLHMKLLYLENRVVFARLFFPTEAKVAMEITQAETTSEFTGHLASRSSSNLREVDLNETPIMQNKRLCSRVDALAKTVELGRCFFPHCSQVLDKFIEEDLPDLLYLQKGTPDEQKIKQRRFCELKEDVQKAFNKDKAASVRSWLSSSSSSSSLKGHTRHSKAVR, from the exons ATGGCCAATCTGGCGGAGCCCTCGTCTTCTCCGAGCTCCACCTCCTCGTCCAACCTGTTTAATGACTCCAGCGTCTCCACCGCTCCTCCGCCGGCCGCCAAAGCGGGGGCCAGCCTCGAGGTCGTTAGCCTCAGCAAGCTGAGCTCCAATCTTGAGCGCCTTCTCGTGGACTCCGAATTCGACTGCAGCGATGCCGAGGTCGTCGTCGAGGGCGCCCCGGTCGGCATCCACCGATGCATCCTGGCGGCAAGGAGCCGGTTCTTCCACGACCTCTTCTCCCGTGGCGGCGGTCGATATCGGCCGGAGGGAGGGAAGCCAAGGTACCAGATGGGTGAATTGGTGCCTTGCGGCCGGGTCGGGTATGAGGCCTTCATCAACTTCTTGAGCTATATTTACACCGGGAAGCTGAAGCCAGCTCCGCAGGAGGCATCGGTGTGTGCGGATCCGATGTGCGCTCATGATGCCTGCCGGCCTGCGGTCAATTTCGCGGTGGAGTTGATGTATGCATCGTCTGTGTTTCAGATTCCAGAGCTGGTCTCTCTTTTACAG CGGCGCCTTCTCAACTTTGTTGAGAAGGCTCTTGTGGAAGATGTAATTCCTATCCTCCTGGTTGCCTTCCACTCACATCTTAATCAGTTGCTTGGTCACTGTATGAAAAGAGTGGCAAGATCCTATCTTGACAATATCTCTCTCGAGAAGGAGCTGCCACATGATGTTGCTGAGGAGATTAAATTGATCCGCCACAAAGCCCAGCCTGACGAACCTAATTCCTTGACTGTTGACCCTGTCCTTGAGAAAAGAATAAGAGGAATCCACAAGGCTCTGGATTCTGATGATGTTGAACTTGTAAAGTTGCTTCTTAGCGAGTCGGATATCACTTTAGATGATGCCAATGCTCTACACTATGCAGCTGCCTACTGTGATTCCAAAGTTGTGGCAGAGTTGTTGGAACTGGGGTCAGCTAATGTGAATCTAAAGAACGATAGAGGATATACACCCCTCCATGTGGCTGCCATGCGAAAGGAGCCAGCTGTCATTGTGTCTCTTCTCACCAAAGGAGCATCTGCATCAGAAACAACAGCTGATGGGCAGAGTGCTGCTATGATTTGTAGGAGGCTAACCAGGGCCAAAGACTACAACACAAAGACTCAGCAGGGTCATGAGTCAAATAAAGACCGGATATGCATCGATATTCTGGAGAGAGAGATGAGGAGGAATCCCATGGGTGGTGAAGACTCAGTCATGTTACCATTATTGGCTGATGACCTTCACATGAAGCTTCTGTACCTGGAAAACAGag TTGTATTTGCAAGATTATTTTTCCCTACTGAAGCCAAGGTAGCCATGGAAATCACACAAGCAGAGACAACATCAGAATTCACAGGGCATTTGGCATCAAGGAGCTCGAGTAACCTGAGGGAGGTAGATCTGAATGAGACACCAATAATGCAAAACAAGCGACTATGTTCAAGGGTTGATGCCCTTGCTAAAACAG TGGAGCTGGGCAGGTGCTTTTTTCCACACTGTTCTCAAGTGCTGGATAAGTTTATCGAAGAAGATTTGCCTGATCTGCTCTACCTCCAGAAGGGAACACCTGATGAGCAAAAGATCAAGCAGAGGCGCTTCTGTGAGCTCAAAGAGGATGTTCAGAAGGCTTTCAACAAGGACAAGGCTGCGAGTGTGCGCTCATggctgtcttcttcttcttcatcatcctcGCTGAAGGGTCATACAAGGCATTCCAAGGCTGTAAGATAA
- the LOC103705400 gene encoding uncharacterized protein LOC103705400 gives MEKKCRPLIVAMKGHPGTGKSTLARDVAAALRCPLLDKDDVRDCTLPVQQSLAAATSSAGGAAALLNDLSYSVLWRMAETQLRLGLTVVVDSPLSRRTHLDRLLHLARRAGAGVVVVECRPSDEAEWRRRLESRGAAASADDGGWHKPASWAELRSLVEGYGGCTVYDVGDVPRLVVDTTLAAAGAEEVSAAVVEFIRSNAHG, from the coding sequence GAAATGCCGGCCGTTGATCGTGGCGATGAAGGGTCACCCTGGAACCGGCAAGTCCACCCTCGCACGTGACGTCGCCGCCGCCCTCCGCTGCCCTCTCCTCGACAAGGACGACGTCCGCGACTGCACCCTCCCCGTCCAGCAATCCCTCGCTGCCGCCACTTCCTCCGCCGGCGGCGCCGCCGCGTTGCTGAACGACCTCTCCTACTCGGTGCTGTGGCGGATGGCCGAGACACAGCTCCGCCTCGGCCTCACCGTCGTCGTCGACTCCCCCCTCTCCCGCCGGACCCACCTCGACCGCCTCCTCCACCTGGCCCGCCGCGCCGGCGCCGGTGTCGTCGTCGTGGAGTGCCGGCCGTCCGACGAGGCCGAGTGGCGCCGCCGCCTGGAGTCGAGGGGTGCCGCCGCGTCGGCGGATGACGGCGGCTGGCACAAGCCCGCCAGCTGGGCGGAGCTCCGGAGTCTGGTGGAGGGGTACGGCGGCTGCACGGTTTATGATGTCGGCGACGTGCCGAGGCTCGTCGTCGACACCACCTTGGCGGCCGCCGGTGCGGAGGAGGTCTCGGCGGCGGTCGTGGAGTTTATTCGGTCTAATGCTCATGGCTAA